The following proteins come from a genomic window of bacterium:
- a CDS encoding T9SS type A sorting domain-containing protein, producing MRRHLLSSLLAWSLCGVALPAAAAVEFSWSTPTLVRTGGEFAYLEFYGLLSNTGTERDTYALHKEDLLPNDFVWSTSICVGGFCYAPFVTDITTPPVDPGSSLDIRLDFTIGMAVGTGYGRLRVSSVTDPQQMEERGFVAIHNAADLLVIDDCDDPFLAFGHFNAIAPQLAGETLGHWPRALQLPTLAELQTFPIVFWLTGESQSTLDASDRALLGSYLTGAGALLVSGDEIAWDLCDPASPHYSAANVQWVSSFFDITYELDMGGTSVVGAPGSDVGAGLAFALADPAANPDVISLSRAGALQFSYGGGGGAGSLSTGGKRILYLGFDLADVPAGPQAALLDNALIALAAPSASDTPALPARLTLLPNQPNPFNPKTTLRFQAPAAGLALVEVLDLRGRVLTSFTAELRAGENALPFTAVDAAGRPLASGTYFYRVQLNGESVSGKMTLLK from the coding sequence ATGCGCCGCCATCTGCTGTCGTCCCTGCTGGCCTGGAGTCTGTGTGGCGTGGCCCTGCCCGCCGCCGCCGCCGTCGAATTCAGCTGGAGCACGCCGACCCTGGTGCGGACCGGCGGTGAGTTCGCCTACCTCGAATTCTATGGCCTCCTATCCAATACGGGCACGGAGCGGGACACCTATGCGCTCCACAAGGAGGATCTGCTGCCGAACGACTTCGTCTGGAGCACCTCGATCTGCGTCGGCGGATTCTGCTACGCCCCCTTCGTCACCGACATCACTACCCCTCCCGTGGACCCGGGGAGCAGCCTGGACATCCGCCTCGACTTCACGATCGGCATGGCGGTTGGCACGGGCTACGGCAGGCTGCGGGTGAGCAGCGTCACCGACCCGCAGCAGATGGAGGAGCGCGGCTTCGTCGCCATCCACAACGCCGCCGACCTGCTCGTCATCGACGATTGCGACGACCCCTTCCTCGCCTTCGGTCACTTCAACGCGATCGCCCCGCAGCTCGCCGGCGAGACCCTCGGCCACTGGCCGCGCGCCCTGCAGCTGCCAACCCTCGCCGAGCTGCAGACCTTCCCCATCGTGTTCTGGCTGACCGGCGAGAGCCAGTCGACCCTGGACGCTTCCGACCGCGCCCTGCTCGGCAGCTACCTGACGGGGGCCGGCGCCCTGCTCGTCTCGGGCGACGAGATCGCCTGGGACCTCTGCGATCCCGCGAGCCCGCACTACAGCGCGGCGAACGTGCAATGGGTGAGCAGCTTCTTTGACATCACCTACGAGCTGGACATGGGCGGCACCAGCGTCGTCGGCGCGCCGGGCAGCGACGTGGGTGCCGGCCTCGCCTTCGCGCTCGCCGACCCGGCAGCGAACCCGGACGTGATCAGCCTCAGCCGGGCGGGCGCCCTGCAGTTCAGCTACGGCGGCGGCGGCGGCGCCGGCAGTCTGAGCACGGGCGGCAAGCGCATCCTCTACCTCGGCTTCGACCTCGCGGACGTGCCGGCCGGCCCGCAGGCCGCGCTGCTGGACAACGCGCTCATCGCCCTCGCCGCGCCCTCGGCCAGCGACACGCCGGCCCTGCCCGCGCGTCTGACCCTCCTGCCCAACCAGCCCAACCCCTTCAATCCGAAGACGACCTTGCGCTTCCAGGCGCCGGCCGCTGGCCTCGCGCTGGTCGAGGTGCTGGACCTGCGCGGTCGCGTGCTGACGAGCTTCACGGCCGAGCTGCGCGCCGGCGAGAACGCGCTGCCCTTCACCGCGGTGGACGCCGCGGGCCGCCCGCTCGCGAGCGGCACCTACTTCTACCGCGTGCAGCTGAACGGGGAGTCCGTCAGCGGCAAGATGACACTGCTCAAGTAG